From a single Arachis hypogaea cultivar Tifrunner chromosome 3, arahy.Tifrunner.gnm2.J5K5, whole genome shotgun sequence genomic region:
- the LOC112790501 gene encoding protein CTR9 homolog, producing the protein MASVYIPVQNSEEEVRVALDQLPRDASDILDILKAEQAPLDLWLIIAREYFKQGKIDQFRQILEEGSSPEIDDYYADVRYERIAILNALGAYYSYLGKIETKQREKEEHFILATQYYNKASRIDMHEPSTWVGKGQLLLAKGEVEQASAAFKIVLDGDRDNVPALLGQACVEFNRGRYSDSLELYKRALQVYPDCPAPVRLGIGLCRYKLGQFEKARQAFERVLQLDPENVEALVALAIMDLRTNEAAGIRKGMVKMQRAFEIYPYCAMALNYLANHFFFTGQHFLVEQLTETALAVTNHGPTKSHSYYNLARSYHSKGDYDKAGVYYMASVKEVNKPHEFVFPYYGLGQVQLKLGDFRSALSNFEKVLEVYPDNCETLKALAHIYVQLGQTDKGQDFIRKATKIDPRDAQAFLELGELLILSDTGSALDAFKTARTLFKKGGQDVPIELLNNIGVLQFERGEFELAQQTFKEALGDGIWLFLINGGNKSSNDIATSTLQFKDMQLFHKLESTGHHIDLPWDKVTVLFNLARLLEQLNDSGTASILYRLILFRFPDYIDAYLRLAAIAKARNNILLSIELVHDALKVNEKCPNALSMLGDLELKNDDWVKAKETLRAASDATDGKDSYATLALGNWNYFAAVRNEKRNPKLEATHLEKAKELYTRVLIQHSANLYAANGAGVVLAEKGHFDVSKDIFTQVQEAASGSVFVQMPDVWINLAHVYFAQGNFSLAVKMYQNCLRKFFYNTDSQILLYLARTHYEAEQWQDCIKTLLRAIHLAPSNYTLRFDAGVAMQKFSASTLQKAKRTADEVRATVAELQNAVRVFSQLSAASNLHIHGFDEKKIDTHVGYCNHLLSAAKVHLEAAEREEQQVRQRQELARQVALAEEARRKAEEQRKFQMERRKQEDELKRVQQQEEHFKRVKEQWKSSSHSRRRERTPEEEEGGTGEKRRKKGGKRRKKDKHSKSHYDNEEGEADMMNEPEMEDEDVDNYIEPQTMGNDDAEGNAQDLLAAAGLEDSDAEDDMAAPSSNIARRRQALSESDDDEPIMRQSSPIRENSADMELSDGEIREPKTNGDDGSD; encoded by the exons ATGGCATCGGTGTACATCCCGGTGCAGAACTCGGAGGAAGAGGTTAGGGTTGCACTCGACCAGCTTCCCAGGGACGCCTCCGACATCCTCGACATCCTCAAGGCCGAGCAAGCCCCTCTCGATCTCTGGCTCATTATCGCG AGGGAGTATTTCAAGCAGGGAAAAATTGATCAATTTCGCCAGATTTTGGAGGAGGGATCCAGCCCGG AAATCGATGACTATTATGCTGACGTTAGATATGAGAGGATTGCTATATTAAATGCCCTTGGGGCATACTATAGCTACCTTGGGAAAATTGAGACTAAACAAAGAGAAAAGGAGGAGCATTTCATTTTGGCAACTCAATATTACAATAAAGCATCGAGGATCGACATGCATGAGCCCTCGACATGGGTTGGGAAAG GTCAACTTTTGCTTGCAAAGGGAGAAGTAGAGCAGGCATCTGCTGCATTTAAGATTGTATTAGATGGAGACCGAGATAATGTTCCTGCTCTTCTCGGCCAG GCCTGTGTTGAGTTCAACCGAGGGCGGTATTCTGACTCACTTGAGTTGTACAAG AGAGCATTGCAAGTTTATCCCGATTGCCCTGCACCTGTTAGGCTTGGCATAGGTCTATGTCGCTACAAATTAGGTCAATTTGAAAAGGCTCGACAGGCATTTGAGCGAGTTTTGCAG CTAGATCCAGAAAATGTTGAGGCTCTTGTAGCACTTGCAATAATGGACTTGCGTACCAATGAAG CTGCTGGAATTAGAAAGGGAATGGTAAAGATGCAGAGGGCATTTGAGATATACCCTTATTGTGCAATGGCTCTGAATTATCTTGCAAATCATTTTTTCTTCACTGGTCAACATTTCTTGGTTGAGCAACTGACTGAAACTGCATTAGCTGTCACCAATCATGGTCCAACAAAGTCCCATTCTTATTATAATTTAGCGCGCTCTTACCATAGCAAG GGGGACTATGACAAAGCAGGGGTGTATTACATGGCATCTGTCAAGGAAGTCAACAAGCCTCATGAATTTGTGTTTCCTTATTATG GTCTAGGACAAGTGCAATTAAAGTTGGGAGATTTCAGAAGTGCCCtgtcaaattttgaaaaggttctgGAGGTGTACCCGGATAATTGCGAGACATTAAAA GCACTGGCACACATATATGTTCAGCTTGGTCAAACTGACAAGGGCCAGGACTTTATTCGAAAAGCAACCAAAATTGATCCCCGTGATGCCCAG GCATTTCTTGAACTGGGTGAATTGTTGATTCTGTCTGATACAGGATCTGCCCTCGATGCATTTAAAACT GCTCGTACTCTTTTTAAGAAGGGAGGCCAAGACGTACCAATAGAATTACTCAATAATATTGGTGTCCTTCAGTTTGAAAGGGGAGAGTTTGAG cTTGCTCAACAAACTTTTAAAGAGGCTTTGGGTGACGGCATATGGCTTTTTCTTATTAATGGGGGAAATAAGTCTTCCAATGATATTGCTACTTCTACACTACAGTTTAAGGACATGCAATTATTTCATAAGCTTGAAAGTACCGGTCATCATATAGATTTGCCCTGGGATAAAGTCACAGTGCTCTTTAACCTGGCCAGATTACTTGAGCAGTTAAATGATTCTGGAACTGCAAGTATATTGTATCGCCTAATATTATTCAGG TTTCCAGACTATATTGATGCGTATCTGAGGTTAGCTGCAATCGCAAAGGCTCGAAACAACATTCTGTTAAGCATTGAGCTG GTTCATGATGCGCTAAAGGTGAATGAAAAGTGTCCAAATGCATTATCTATGCTTGGTGATTTGGAGTTGAAAAATGATGATTGGGTAAAGGCAAAAGAAACTCTCCGGGCAGCCAGTGATGCAACTGATGGGAAGGACTCATATGCTACTCTTGCTCTT GGAAACTGGAATTACTTTGCAGCCGTTCGGAATGAGAAGAGAAATCCAAAGCTAGAAGCTACTCATTTGGAAAAGGCCAAGGAACTCTATACACGA GTTCTGATTCAGCATTCTGCAAATTTATATGCTGCCAATGGTGCTGGAGTAGTGCTAGCTGAGAAAGGCCATTTTGATGTTTCAAAGGATATCTTCACTCAG GTTCAAGAAGCTGCAAGTGGTAGTGTTTTTGTCCAGATGCCCGATGTTTGGATAAATTTGGCCCATGTTTATTTTGCTCAGGGAAATTTTTCTTTGGCTGTGAAAATG TATCAGAATTGCTTGCGAAAGTTTTTTTATAACACAGACTCACAAATACTTCTATATTTAGCTCGTACTCATTATGAAGCAGAACAGTGGCAAGATTGTATAAAAACTCTACTAAGGGCAATCCATTTGGCACCCTCAAACTATACATTAAGATTTGACGCAGGTGTTGCGATGCAAAAGTTTTCAGCATCAACATTACAGAAggcaaaaaggactgcagatgag GTGAGAGCAACTGTAGCAGAACTGCAAAATGCTGTTCGAGTATTTAGTCAGTTGTCTGCTGCATCCAACCTTCATATTCATGGGTTTGATGAGAAAAAAATTGACACTCATGTTGGGTACTGCAACCACCTACTTTCGGCTGCAAAAGTTCATCTTGAAGCAGCTGAGCGTGAGGAGCAGCAAGTGCGACAGAGGCAAGAACTTGCTCGTCAGGTTGCATTGGCCGAGGAAGCCCGACGGAAGGCTGAAGAGCAAAGGAAATTTCAG atggaaaggagaaagcaagagGATGAACTGAAGAGGGTGCAACAACAGGAGGAACATTTTAAGCGTGTTAAG GAACAATGGAAGAGCAGCTCACACTCAAGACGAAGGGAAAGGACACCAGAAGAAGAAGAGGGTGGGACTGGCGAGAAACGGAGAAAGAAAGGTGGAAAGAGGAGAAAGAAGGATAAGCACTCGAAATCACACTATGACAATGAAGAAGGAGAAGCCGATATGATGAATGAACCAGAGATGGAGGATGAAGATGTTGATAACTACATAGAGCCCCAAACTATGGGGAATGATGATGCTGAAGGGAATGCTCAGGATCTTCTTGCAGCAGCTGGACTTGAAGATTCTGATGCAGAAGATGATATG GCTGCACCATCGTCAAACATTGCCCGCCGGAGGCAAGCGTTATCAGAATCTGATGATGATGAACCAATAATGCGGCAATCAAGTCCTATAAGAGAAAATTCTGCTGATATGGAGCTGAGTGATGGAGAAATTAGGGAGCCTAAGACAAATGGAGATGATGGTAGTGACTAG